From the Rhinopithecus roxellana isolate Shanxi Qingling chromosome 5, ASM756505v1, whole genome shotgun sequence genome, the window gctcgggcgattctcctgcctcagccttccgagtagctgggactataggcacatgccacggcgcctggccctgAATActattacttaatttttaaaacgtCCATGCTTTGTCCCAGTTAGACTTTAAGTTCCCTGGGTCAGGAACTGTGTTGCTAGCTTTTGCTATTCATAGTATAGTGTAGGCACATAAGCATGTTAATAAAAATCCACAAATATCTGCTGACTTGCTGAAAAGATGCAGTATCTGACCCAAGTAGTTTACTTTctgcaaagaaagaaacagagtgaAAACTCTGCCCAAAAGTTTGAAGGCAAGACAGAGAAGAGGTGTTATTTATCAGGAAAGGGAACCAATATTGTTTATGCCACGTGCTTTACATTGGTTGTTTCATTTTATCCTTATAAGAACCATATGAGATAGGTATTcttttacagatatggaaactgagactaagataaaattaagtaatttgtccaagacCACAAAGTTAGCGAGAAGGGAAGCCTGGATTAAGAATAAGGTCcacaggctaggcgtggtggctcatgcctgtaatcccagcactttgggaggctaaggggatcacttgaactaaagaggtcaagaccagcttgggcaacatagcaagaccttgtctctactagaagttaaaaaaaaaaaaaaaaaaaaaattagccaggaatggtggtgtgtgcccgtggtcccacctacttggggggctgaggtgggaggactgcttgagcccaggatatcaaggctgcagtgagcgatgatcatgccactgcacttcagcctgggtgacagggaaagaccctatttcaaaaaaaaaaaaaaaaaaaaaaggaagcagtcATATATAATTCCAGAGTCTTTCCAATAGTCCATACTCCTACAAGGAGATGCCAGGCTTCTTACAGTAAATAACAAGTGGAAAAAATCTTCACCATTTTCCTCAGTCACCAATTTTCTAATTAAGCAGGATCATACTCCTAGAGAGCAACAATAGGGGATTAAATATTCAGATCTCTGTGTTGTCAAGGAGGACTGGCCTATGTTTAGTCCTGGCTTTGTTACTACCTAGCTGTATGATCACGGGCAATTCACTTCTGTAGGCCTCAAATTTCCTACTTGTACACTGGAGTCTCATAAGAAGAATGGGGAGTAGCTTCAACTTCTCTAAGGTCCCTCCCTTCTAGGGCTAATATCTATTCTCCCCCACCCCTCTCTTTTGTAagtaaagggaaaataattttctgaaggGAGCCTGCCATCCATAGTCTTCATCCTTCTACCCCTCTAAGATGTTTATTTCTGTAGCTTTTCAAAGAGCTCTCCCTGCATTTGGTACCAAATACTGAAAATTCACTAACCACACAGAAAAGTGgttcttggttaaaaaaaataatgtccCCCTTTAAAAAACGCAGAAGTCTTGTCACCCCCTTCCACCCTGGCGGCCCCAAGTCAGAATTATCTTCTGCTTATCTCCACAAGTCAAGATCCTGTTTAGCTTATCTTCCTTAGTTGAAGTGTAATCTACAAAATAAACACGAGGGATTCCCCAAATTCCGTTTTCCAAATAGAAGGTTCGACACTTTTACACGCCCCCACCTTGATACCCCCAGCTCCCCGTCCAGGGGCGTTCCCTCTGGGTGAAAATCTCCCCAGTGTAGTTAACTGTCAGATCAGCGCTCACCCGCATATGACCAGTCTGGGAGGTCTGTAAGGGGCCCGTAGCCGGAGGGGTTGGCAGCCAGTCCCTGCCTGTGTGGAGAAAAACAGATCTGTGAGGACCTAGCCCATCTTCTGGTCCCCCAGGACCCCTCATCCCAGCACTCACTGTAGTCGCCACTGGCCGCCCGCCCAAGCGGCTGCTCCGCAGTGCAGCCTCCGGACACCTGCTGGGAAAACAGAACAGAGCTGGGGGAGAGGCCGCGCAGCCGGATCAGGGGTCCTGTGCCCGTCCCCAACGCGCCTCCGAGTCCACGGTCACTATCTATACCCACTCACTGAAGAGAACAGTCGCTAAAGCAGCCATGCTGAGCCGGAGTAGCCGGAAGTAGGCGTGGCCTCGGTGGCCACGCGCGACGCCATGGGGGAAGCTGGAAGTCGCCATCTTGAATCTGGGTTTTCAATCCTGGGCTCCGCCATCTTGGGTCATCGTACGGAAGGAGAGACAAAACTGCGATCCAGGTTTTTGAGGTGAAAACGAATTGTCGTTCAGGGCATGCATTCTCAGCGGAAGTCGTGTCCTCCCAGATTAAGCCCTTCTGAACAGTTCCCACAATCTCCCTACAGCGGTCTCCAGTTCATCGAAATTGATATTAATAGTAACTTTGATCTCAGAGGAGTAACATCAACGTCATTCTACAGATCCTCGCATCACTGTAACACAGTTTTCCTAGACTAAGAAAAGTAATCAAATTTAGAGTTAATCGGAAAttgggccagcctgggcaacatggagaaactcctctctacaagaaaatggaaaattagctgggtgtggtggtgcatgaatatggtgtctcagctacttgggaggctgaggtgggaggatcgcttgagcctgggaggcccaAGGCTGCAGTaggcagagatcataccactgcactccagtctgggtgacagagcgaggccttgcctcaaaaaaaactCCATATGACAAGTGCTGTTTTAGGTGTAGGAGATTTTATGGAGAATAAAACCAGATATTAATATCCTGATAGAGCTCTcggtataaaagaaaaaagacaggcccggtgcagtggctcacacttgtaatcccagcactttgggaggctgaggtgggcggatcacctgaggttgggagttcgagaccagcctgaccaacatggagaaaccctgtctctactaaaaatacaaaattagccagacatggtggcacgtgcctgtaatcccaactactctggagactgaggcaggagaattacttgaacctgggaggcggaggttgctgtgatcTGAGATTGTggtgatctgagattgtgccattgttcTGCCTGCCCTGTAGAGCATCCCTGACGGGGACTCTGGCCAGATTAAGCAATGCGGATCCTGAGAATGCTCCTGGACactggattaaagaaggaagaggtttattcGGCTGGGAGCTTGGCTTTTAAGACACGAATCTGCTGACGTTCCCGGCCgaataaacctcttccttctttaatccagtgtctgaggagttttgactgcggctcattcttttttttttttttttggagacggggtctcgctctgtcgcccaggctggagtgcagtggcgcgatctcggctcactccaagctccgcctgccgggttcacgccattctcctgcctcagcctcctgagtagctgggactacaggcgcccgccaccgcgcccggctaattttttgtatttttagtagagacggggtttcaccgtggtctcgatctcctgaccttgtgatccgcccgcctccgcctcccaaagtgctgggattacaggcgtgagccaccgcgcccggccaactgcgGCTCATTCTGCTAcagtactccagtctgggcaacaagagtgaaactccatctcaaaaaaaaaaaaaaaaaaaaaaaaaaaaagacaatcaaatGATGACATACATTAATACTGTCATTGAGTGCTGGGAAAGGAAATACATGTTGTTTATGAGTTTATGGTGTGAACTTGATCTACAGTACACCATCAAAGATGACTTTCCTGAGAAAGGGGTATTGTATTAGAGCTAAGATGTGACATTCCATTTTTATAAGTGCTATTGCCACACATTGCTTAATATTATCCTtgcaacaaccctgtgaggtaggtactagAAAGTGGCAaaccctaggccgggcgcggtggctcaagcctgtaatcccagcactttgggaggccgagacgggtggatcacgaggtcaggagatcgagaccatcctgactaacacggtgaaaccccgtctctactaaaaaatacaaaaatctagccgggcgaggtggcgggcgcctgtagtcccaggtacttgggaggctgaggcaggagaatggcgtaaacccgggaggcggagcttgcagtgagctgagatccggccactgcactccagcctgggcgacacagcgagactccgtctcaaaaaaaaaaaaaaaaaaaaaaaaagaaagtggcaaaCCCTGATTGGTGACTCCCCTCCTGTTATCACTTGCTATTCAGTGATGTCTTGGAGAAGTCATTTatccttcattttttaattttaaaaatgcttaatatgTTACATTTGTGAAAACAGTCTAAAAGTGATAATGTGAgtgaaagtgctttataaatcCTGAAACTCCCACAAAAGAGCCCATTAACTGTATGCCAGGTGTGAagggaaaatatcttgggcctcTTCAAGCTGAGAACCTGGGAACCACAGAATTGGAGGCAGATTTGTGCCTCcaattctattcaaagtcatctctCTGCTCACAGAGATAGATGCATATTCTGATTACCTCTTCTGGAAAGacttatcagaaactcaaaataatgcaaCTATCTGTCTCTCATCTACGTGTGACCTGGAGGCCCCCAGTGAGGGGGGGCCCTTGCTTTGAGCTGTCTCTGCCTTTCTGGACAGAACAAATGCTAATGTACTTCTTACATTTTgatgtcttcctaaaatgtataaaaccaagctgtgcccggACCACATTGGGCACATCTCTTCAGGACTTCCTGAGACTGTGTCACAGgcgtgtcctcaaccttggcaaaataaactttctaaattaactgagacctgtctcaaattttgggagttcacattttggtaaccacAGGAGAATTCTGAGTGGAGATGCCcttgacctttaaaaaaaaatctcctattGTCTAGGCacggtgacccatgcctgtaatcacagcactttgggaggccaacgcgggtggatcacttgaggtcaggagttggagaccagcctggccaacatggtgaaaccccatctctactaaaaatacaaaattagctgggcacggtggctcatgcctgcaatcccagcactttgggaggccgaggcgggcagatcacaaggtcaggagatcgagaccatcctggctaacaaggtgaaaccgcatctctactaaaaatacaaaaaattagcctggtgtggtggcggatgcctgtagtcccagctactcgggaggctgaggcaggagaatggcatgaacccaggaggcggagcttgcagtgagccaagattgcatcactgcactccagctctgggtgacagagcgagattctgtctcaaaaaaaaaaaaaaaaaaaaattaggtgtggtggcgtctgcttgtaatcccaaatactcgggtggctgaggcaggagaataacttgaacctgggaggcagaggttgcagtgagccaagatggcgccactgcactccagcctgggcaaccgagcggGACTgcgtctcaaacaaataaaagaaatctcCTATTGGTGCTTGGTACCAGCATGAGCTaactttatggctcaaaccaatagGGCAATTTGCTGAAGTCTGAGAGCACCCCCTCCAGAGAATCCCTAATCTCCCAAAATTTGGTTGAGATCTaaagtagtttattttgctgtacaactccttttttctttctttctttttttttttttttttgagttttactTGCTTCCTACAGGAAGGTAAGTTTTCCTCTTTCCATGAGTTCGAACTCACTTCCAACAGAGAAGatgagttgttttttttcct encodes:
- the MRPL52 gene encoding 39S ribosomal protein L52, mitochondrial isoform X3, translating into MAALATVLFTGVRRLHCGAAAWAGGQWRLQQGLAANPSGYGPLTDLPDWSYAETSCTAVTGNGHWITSMAAQAAEVAGRTKEEGKCS